A stretch of the Vidua chalybeata isolate OUT-0048 chromosome Z, bVidCha1 merged haplotype, whole genome shotgun sequence genome encodes the following:
- the CKS2 gene encoding cyclin-dependent kinases regulatory subunit 2 yields MAHKQIYYSDKYSDEQYEYRHVMLPRELSKQVPKSHLMSEEEWRRLGVQQSLGWVHYMIHEPEPHILLFRRPLPKDEQK; encoded by the exons ATGGCCCACAAGCAGATCTACTATTCCGATAAGTACTCTGACGAGCAGTACGAGTACCG ACATGTGATGCTGCCACGGGAACTTTCAAAACAAGTGCCAAAATCTCATCTGATGTCTGAAGAAGAGTGGAGACGACTTGGTGTTCAGCAGAGTCTTGGCTGGGTTCACTATATGATCCACGAGCCAG aacCACATATTCTGCTCTTCAGAAGACCGCTTCCAAAGGATGAGCAGAAATAA